The nucleotide sequence CTCATCCAGGCGCAGAAATTGGAATCCATTGGTACCCTCGCCAGTGGGGTGGCACATGAGATCAACAATCCCATCATGGGCATTAAAGGCTACGCCCAGATGATTCTTGAGACGGTGGATGCCGGAAGTTCCGCGGCTGAATTTGCGGAGGGAATCATCAAGGCGTCAGAACGTGTGACCACGATTGTGAAGAATCTGCTGTCCTTTTCCGGATTCGATAAACAGACGCACCAACCGGCACGTCTGGTAGATATTGTTGATGGGACTTTGTCGCTGATTCGAACGGTTCTACGGCATGATCAGATTACATTGGAGGTGAAGGTCCCCGAGGATTTGCCCAAGATCGAATGCCGTAGCCAGCAGATTCAGCAAGTGATTATGAATCTGCTGACCAACGCGCGTGACGCACTGAATGAGAAGTATCCCGAGTATGATGAAAATAAAAAGGTCCTCATCACGGCGAGGGAACTCAGTGCTGTCGAATGCGGAACGATAAAGGTGGAGGGCCCTGTGCCGCGTTCGTGGGTGCGGCTAACGGTTGAGGACCATGGCGCGGGGATTCCTGAATCCGTGCGTGATCGTATTATCGATCCGTTTTTCACCACCAAACCGCGTGAGAAGGGGACCGGACTGGGCCTGTCCATAAGCCACGGGATCATCAAGGATCACGGCGGGGTGTTGGGGTTCGAGAGCGAAGTTGGCCAGGGAACCAAGTTCCATGTTGATTTGCCCGTGGTGTAATTGTTTGTCTGCCGCTGAGGTGCCGCTCGTGTTGACTCAGGCCTTTGGGTGATGTAGATTGCCTGCCTGTCTCCGCCGCACGCGGAGGGCTGGAGGACTACTAATGGCAACAACAATTCATGTTAAACTGGCGGAACGTTCCTATCCCATCCATATCGGCAGGGGGTTGTCTTTTGCTTCTGTCATAGGCGATAAATCGACTGCCCGTGCACTGGTCGTTTCTGACACCAATGTAGAGGCCATGCATGGTGAGTCTGTCCGTAAGCAGCTGGAATCCAAGGGGATAGCTTGTGTGCGCGCGGTTGTGCCTGCCGGGGAGGAAACGAAATCCCTGAAGTGGGTTGAATTTTTGTATGAGCAGGCGGCTTCAGCCGGGCTGGACCGGAATTCCATCATCATCGCGCTAGGTGGTGGTATGGTTGGCGACCTGGCCGGGTTTGTGGCGGCAACTTATCTGAGGGGCGTGCGGTTTGTGCAAATTCCCACCTCTCTGCTGGCCCTGGTTGACAGTTCGGTGGGAGGGAAGACCGGTGTGAACCTGACGCAAGGCAAAAATTTGGTGGGCGCCTTCTATCAACCCATTGAGGTGGATGCCGATTTGGATCTGCTCAAAACGCTCCCGCAACGTGAATATGTGTCCGGGCTGGCAGAAGTTGTTAAGTATGGCGTGATTTGGGATGCGTCCTTTTTCCATCTGTTGGAAAAAAATACCAATGAATTGCTGAGGCGTGATCCGGGGTTATTGGAGTCAGTCATTGCGCGGTGTTGCGAAATTAAGGCGGAGGTGGTGGCCATGGATGAACGGGAGATCGGGCCGCGCGCCATCCTCAACTTTGGACATACGCTTGGACATGCTCTCGAGAAGGTTGGCGGGTATGGCCGCTGGTTGCACGGTGAGGCCGTGGCGATGGGGATGCATTATGCCGCTCATCTTTCCTCCAGAGTGGAAGGGTTTCCCAGTGCCGATGCCGTTCGTGTTTCGAAATTACTCCAGGCGCTCGGGTTGCCGACCCGTCTTGAGAAGGATGCCATCATGGCTTGGCCGACTCTGCGGGACGCCATGTTGTCCGATAAGAAGACCTTGAAAAACCGTCCGCGTTTTGTCTTGTCACAAAAATTAGGTGCGGCAGTGGTGGGCTGTGAGGTCGAGGATCCCCTCCTCGAGGAGGTTTGGAATGTCTGCTGTAAATGAACAGATCGTCAGGGAATATTTTGAGCACCTGGGGTTTCTGGTTAACCAGCCCTGTAAGTATGTTTCTGTGGGGAGGAATAAACGGGTCGAAGAAGAACTCGACCTGCTGGTGAGCCATCCTCAAGTCCTTGAGCATGTGATTCCCACTGAGATGATCTGGACGAGTGCCCATTTGAAAACCATTCACCGGGCCGTGGTGGGGGTGCGGGGCGGACATTCTGAACGATTCTATTCCGGCTCGTATGAACAGGCTCCTGAAATTCTGCGATATGCCGAGCGCTCCGCTCGTCTTGCGGGAGCAGCCCGTTTGGGTGGGGAACCTCTCGCCGTGATTCTTTGCATCCCCGAGCTGCCCGTTTCCGAGGAGCTTCAAGCGAAAACGCTGGCAGGATTACGGGAACGGGGTGTGGATGGCGTGATCTCCTTCCGCACCATGTTGTTGGAGCTGGTGTCATCCGTGCGGGTAAATCGGAACTACGAGAAATCCGATCTACTTCAAATTCTGCGCATTCTCAAGGCGTATAATATTGTGAAAGATCCTCAACTTGAGTTTTTTGATAAACGCGGGCGAAAAGCTAAAGCGAAAGCTGAAGTATGATTAAGTCATTCGTGTTCAATCAATCCCAGGGACGGCTGATCAGTCAGGATCTCTCCCTGGATCTGCTCAAGGTGGTTCTGCAGGATGATGGTGTCCAATTCTGGGTGGATATCGGGGAGTGCGCTGATGAGGAAGCCAAAACCGTGCTTGAAGGCGTTTTTCAATTCCATCCCCTGGCCATTGAGGATTGTTTTACCCCCAGTGACCGGGCCAAGGTTGAAGAATACGATGGCTATCTCTTTCTGGTTGTCCATGCGGTGACTTATGTGAATGGTGAGCTTAAGTCCAATGAGC is from bacterium and encodes:
- a CDS encoding ATP-binding protein; its protein translation is MKQAMRQMIFRVVLPYVLFAGLWIILSDRFLSAIFTDPAAILYWSTFKGLAFVVVTAVLLSALLRVEVWARERGKVAMQAVEQRLVDVIEFLPDATFVVDQDKKVIAWNHACEVMTGVKKGALLGKGDYVYAEPFHGERHPTLIDLLDRPSMELESTYKYVQRKGDMIYAEFFLPHLRDGEGAHLWGVASPLFDRNGRRCGAIEVVRDITERKRAEESRDALQAQLIQAQKLESIGTLASGVAHEINNPIMGIKGYAQMILETVDAGSSAAEFAEGIIKASERVTTIVKNLLSFSGFDKQTHQPARLVDIVDGTLSLIRTVLRHDQITLEVKVPEDLPKIECRSQQIQQVIMNLLTNARDALNEKYPEYDENKKVLITARELSAVECGTIKVEGPVPRSWVRLTVEDHGAGIPESVRDRIIDPFFTTKPREKGTGLGLSISHGIIKDHGGVLGFESEVGQGTKFHVDLPVV
- the aroB gene encoding 3-dehydroquinate synthase: MATTIHVKLAERSYPIHIGRGLSFASVIGDKSTARALVVSDTNVEAMHGESVRKQLESKGIACVRAVVPAGEETKSLKWVEFLYEQAASAGLDRNSIIIALGGGMVGDLAGFVAATYLRGVRFVQIPTSLLALVDSSVGGKTGVNLTQGKNLVGAFYQPIEVDADLDLLKTLPQREYVSGLAEVVKYGVIWDASFFHLLEKNTNELLRRDPGLLESVIARCCEIKAEVVAMDEREIGPRAILNFGHTLGHALEKVGGYGRWLHGEAVAMGMHYAAHLSSRVEGFPSADAVRVSKLLQALGLPTRLEKDAIMAWPTLRDAMLSDKKTLKNRPRFVLSQKLGAAVVGCEVEDPLLEEVWNVCCK